From a region of the Armatimonadota bacterium genome:
- a CDS encoding DinB family protein, whose amino-acid sequence MREHLISALCSSPKIVERFLRVFPTERLDDRPESDRFTPREVVAHIADWEQVVLDRVRVANMRPGRDVPDEDPGERAVVHHYGDKDVFHEAEVFESRRQTTMEYLARLDDADWEKTFIHPVRGEITIHGYMVDILAHDMYHLEQLSCYFANEVATIS is encoded by the coding sequence ATGCGGGAACATCTGATTTCGGCCCTCTGTTCGAGCCCTAAGATTGTTGAACGGTTCTTACGCGTTTTCCCTACTGAAAGGCTCGATGACAGACCGGAATCGGATCGCTTCACTCCTCGCGAGGTCGTCGCGCACATCGCCGACTGGGAGCAGGTCGTGCTCGATCGCGTCCGCGTGGCGAACATGCGGCCAGGGCGCGACGTGCCAGATGAGGACCCAGGTGAGCGGGCTGTGGTCCACCACTACGGCGACAAAGACGTCTTTCACGAAGCGGAGGTTTTTGAGTCTCGGCGCCAGACGACGATGGAGTACTTGGCTCGGCTCGATGACGCGGATTGGGAAAAGACGTTTATCCATCCAGTGCGCGGCGAGATAACGATTCACGGGTACATGGTGGATATCCTCGCGCACGACATGTACCACCTTGAACAGCTTTCTTGCTACTTCGCCAACGAGGTCGCGACGATCAGCTAA
- the eno gene encoding phosphopyruvate hydratase, with translation MPNIIDVAAREILDSRGNPTIEVDVALDDGSFGRASVPSGASTGQFEAVELRDGDKARYAGKGVLNAVEHVNEKIGPALLDFEALDQEELDGFLIEMDGTPNKANLGANAILGVSLAVAKAAAQSSGLPLYRYVGGTSAFTLPVPMMNVLNGGQHADSNVDFQEFMILPVGANSFSEALRMGTEVFHVLKSVLKKKGLGTSVGDEGGFAPNLDSQDHAFDYLIEAIQQAGYEPGKDLWLAIDPAASEFYEDGHYVYKNGDKKTGAQQVEYLAQLSEKYPIISIEDGCDEEDWDAWKALTDAIGDRVQIVGDDLFVTNVERLTRGIESGTANSILIKVNQIGTLTETLAAVDLATRNGYTSVMSHRSGETEDTTIAHLAVATNCGQIKTGAPNRTDRVAKYNELLRIEELLGPSAEYAGPRAFGKIASRFA, from the coding sequence ATGCCCAACATCATCGACGTCGCCGCCCGTGAGATCCTCGACAGCCGTGGAAACCCGACCATCGAGGTAGACGTCGCTCTCGACGATGGCTCGTTCGGACGCGCGTCGGTGCCTAGCGGCGCTAGCACTGGCCAGTTCGAGGCGGTCGAACTTCGCGACGGCGACAAGGCGCGGTACGCCGGAAAAGGCGTGCTGAACGCCGTCGAGCACGTCAACGAGAAGATCGGCCCGGCGCTGCTCGACTTCGAGGCGCTCGACCAAGAGGAGCTGGACGGTTTCCTGATCGAAATGGACGGCACGCCGAACAAGGCGAACCTCGGCGCGAACGCGATCCTCGGCGTCTCGCTGGCGGTAGCAAAGGCTGCTGCGCAGTCGTCGGGACTTCCCCTCTACCGATACGTCGGCGGCACGAGCGCGTTCACCCTGCCGGTGCCGATGATGAACGTGCTGAACGGCGGCCAGCACGCCGACTCCAACGTCGATTTCCAGGAGTTCATGATCCTGCCGGTGGGAGCAAACAGCTTCAGCGAGGCCTTGCGCATGGGAACCGAGGTGTTCCACGTTCTGAAGTCCGTACTGAAGAAGAAGGGCCTCGGCACGAGCGTCGGCGACGAGGGCGGTTTCGCGCCGAACCTCGACTCGCAGGACCACGCGTTCGACTATCTGATCGAGGCGATCCAACAGGCTGGCTACGAGCCGGGGAAAGACCTCTGGCTCGCCATCGACCCTGCGGCGTCCGAGTTCTACGAAGACGGTCATTACGTCTACAAGAACGGTGACAAGAAGACCGGCGCGCAGCAGGTCGAGTACCTGGCGCAGCTCAGCGAGAAGTACCCGATCATCAGCATCGAGGACGGTTGCGACGAGGAGGACTGGGACGCCTGGAAGGCGCTCACCGACGCCATCGGCGACCGGGTGCAGATCGTCGGCGACGACCTGTTCGTCACCAACGTCGAGCGATTGACGCGCGGAATCGAGAGCGGTACGGCCAACTCGATCCTCATCAAGGTGAATCAGATCGGCACGCTGACAGAGACGCTAGCCGCCGTAGACCTCGCGACTAGAAACGGCTACACGAGCGTCATGTCGCACCGATCCGGCGAGACCGAGGACACGACCATCGCGCATCTCGCCGTCGCGACGAACTGCGGACAGATCAAGACCGGCGCGCCCAATCGCACCGACCGCGTCGCGAAGTACAACGAACTGTTGCGAATAGAAGAGTTGCTCGGACCGAGCGCGGAGTACGCCGGGCCAAGAGCGTTCGGAAAGATCGCCAGCCGGTTCGCTTAG
- a CDS encoding DoxX family membrane protein: MQGAYAALRPHPCRVVKRISNRLGALLVIEVQDTMTTNETQSNAAGWAWATFTVRWVVGLIFFMAGWWKCFDLGPITHAQRMFVESFADTWIPTWLLWPIGTSIPVVELVAGAAICLGFRKREASVLLGLVLIVVTYGHLLHEPLFNVTGHIFPRLVLLVFAWVVPPHLDVISVDHWLEKRRLSKQTA; this comes from the coding sequence ATGCAAGGAGCGTACGCGGCACTCCGGCCGCACCCTTGTCGCGTTGTCAAGAGAATCTCGAATCGACTGGGGGCTCTGCTCGTCATCGAAGTACAGGACACTATGACGACGAACGAGACGCAGAGCAACGCTGCAGGCTGGGCCTGGGCGACCTTCACGGTTCGCTGGGTGGTGGGCCTCATCTTCTTCATGGCCGGCTGGTGGAAGTGCTTTGACCTCGGCCCGATCACCCATGCGCAGCGCATGTTCGTCGAGAGCTTCGCCGACACCTGGATTCCGACCTGGCTGCTCTGGCCGATCGGGACTTCGATCCCGGTCGTCGAGCTTGTCGCCGGCGCCGCGATCTGCCTCGGATTCCGCAAGCGCGAAGCGTCCGTCCTGCTCGGGCTGGTCCTCATCGTGGTCACCTACGGCCATCTGCTCCATGAGCCGCTCTTCAACGTCACCGGCCACATCTTCCCGCGGCTCGTGCTGCTCGTGTTCGCCTGGGTCGTCCCGCCACACCTCGACGTGATCTCGGTCGACCACTGGCTTGAGAAGAGGAGGCTCAGCAAACAGACAGCCTGA